Proteins encoded in a region of the Photobacterium profundum SS9 genome:
- a CDS encoding AraC family transcriptional regulator yields MNNVSHRKSNIDDINLIDAHYQSFSFKRHYHLDYHLGLITQGQQQYFFNGAKHVAGPGQMVIMPPDEIHDGQPKESAGYRVKVFSISPDWLTQQAEAVSGKDLFCFPQHKIADHQFFQQLTQLHTQLDNPLASQLAKDSLPIEYFSYLLTHYGKVQEHTVTKLGTKDLRQLRDYFMAHLDQKISLNDLATLCDLSPSQLLRQFKKTTGITPYAWLARLRLEHAMALLRAGFNSTEVAYHVGFYDQAHFANTFKQTFGIAPSHIK; encoded by the coding sequence ATGAATAACGTCAGTCATCGTAAAAGCAATATTGATGACATCAACTTGATTGATGCCCATTACCAAAGCTTTTCTTTCAAACGCCATTATCACCTCGATTACCATTTAGGCTTAATCACCCAAGGGCAGCAGCAGTATTTCTTCAATGGCGCAAAACATGTCGCAGGGCCTGGCCAAATGGTGATCATGCCCCCCGATGAAATCCACGATGGGCAACCCAAAGAAAGCGCTGGCTACCGCGTTAAAGTTTTTAGTATTAGCCCTGATTGGTTAACTCAACAGGCTGAAGCCGTATCGGGCAAAGATCTCTTTTGTTTCCCACAACATAAAATTGCCGATCATCAGTTTTTTCAGCAACTAACCCAATTACATACCCAGTTAGATAATCCTTTGGCGTCTCAATTAGCCAAAGATAGCTTGCCGATCGAATACTTTTCTTATCTATTAACTCACTATGGAAAAGTACAAGAACACACAGTCACGAAACTGGGTACCAAAGATTTACGTCAGTTACGCGATTACTTCATGGCGCATCTAGATCAAAAAATCAGCCTTAATGACTTGGCAACACTGTGTGATCTCAGCCCGTCGCAACTGTTGCGTCAATTTAAGAAAACCACCGGCATTACACCTTATGCTTGGTTAGCTCGTTTACGCCTAGAGCATGCTATGGCTTTGCTGCGGGCTGGCTTTAACAGTACAGAGGTGGCTTATCATGTCGGCTTTTATGATCAGGCGCACTTTGCCAATACCTTCAAACAAACGTTCGGTATTGCGCCTTCCCACATAAAATAA
- a CDS encoding 7-cyano-7-deazaguanine/7-aminomethyl-7-deazaguanine transporter, protein MTISQLSSVPSFTLPQQRKALSFLVLFHLVIIASSNYLVQLPFTIFGFHTTWGAFTFPFIFLATDLTVRIFGAPMARKIIFRVMAPSLAVSYVLSVLFYQGEYQGVAHLGEFNLFVARIAIASFMAYLLGQVLDVSVFNRLRQMKQWWIAPTCSTIFGNALDTLAFFAIAFYNSPDAFMAANWTEIALVDYTFKLIISLGLFVPVYGVFLNYLIKRLTTVNVTDSRLANPKLKTH, encoded by the coding sequence ATGACTATATCTCAATTATCTTCAGTACCATCGTTTACCCTGCCACAACAACGTAAAGCCCTTTCTTTTCTGGTGCTATTTCACCTTGTGATCATTGCGTCGAGCAATTATCTGGTGCAGCTACCGTTTACTATTTTTGGCTTTCATACCACGTGGGGTGCGTTTACTTTTCCCTTTATTTTTCTTGCGACGGATCTGACTGTACGTATTTTTGGTGCCCCTATGGCACGGAAAATTATCTTTCGGGTTATGGCACCCTCTTTGGCGGTTTCTTATGTGCTATCGGTGTTGTTCTATCAAGGCGAATATCAAGGGGTGGCACATCTAGGTGAATTTAATCTATTTGTTGCACGTATCGCGATTGCGAGTTTTATGGCGTATTTGCTTGGGCAGGTTTTGGATGTTTCTGTTTTTAATCGCTTGCGTCAAATGAAGCAATGGTGGATAGCACCAACCTGTTCCACTATTTTTGGTAATGCATTAGATACATTGGCGTTTTTTGCTATTGCATTTTATAACAGCCCAGATGCATTTATGGCTGCTAACTGGACTGAAATTGCGCTGGTGGATTACACCTTTAAGCTGATTATTAGCCTTGGGTTATTTGTACCTGTTTATGGCGTATTTCTGAATTATTTAATTAAGCGTCTAACAACGGTTAATGTAACGGATAGTAGATTAGCGAATCCAAAGCTTAAAACACACTAA
- a CDS encoding GNAT family N-acetyltransferase, with the protein MRIRQASLAEAIIVLNQISEFDHPETEASLMQRLAGHASLILVAEHEGSLVGVKIGYRFSDSTFYSWLGGVAPAGRRMGIAQALLDAQETWAIEQGYQEIKVKSRNCFPSMLMLLLKNAYIIENIEKKGRVADYRIYFSKLLTNKKYSK; encoded by the coding sequence ATGCGTATACGACAAGCCTCATTGGCAGAAGCCATAATAGTGTTGAATCAGATCAGTGAGTTTGACCACCCTGAAACAGAAGCCAGTTTGATGCAGCGTCTTGCTGGGCATGCAAGCTTAATACTCGTTGCAGAGCATGAAGGCAGTTTGGTTGGAGTGAAAATTGGTTATCGCTTCTCTGATTCTACCTTCTATAGCTGGTTGGGTGGGGTTGCCCCTGCTGGTCGTCGAATGGGGATTGCTCAAGCCTTGTTAGATGCACAAGAAACATGGGCGATTGAGCAGGGTTATCAGGAAATTAAAGTTAAATCGCGAAATTGCTTTCCGTCTATGCTGATGTTACTTCTAAAAAACGCATATATAATTGAAAATATTGAAAAAAAAGGCAGGGTTGCTGATTACCGAATCTATTTTTCAAAGTTGCTAACTAATAAAAAATATTCTAAATGA
- the recQ gene encoding ATP-dependent DNA helicase RecQ: MSSSSTAVCEPTPLAPSEKILQDVFGYQSFRIGQQEVIEAVVEGQDCLVIMPTGGGKSLCYQIPALIMPGITLVISPLISLMKDQVDQLNANGVAAAYINSTMSREEVMETFLAMREGDLKLVYVSPERVLMRDFIERLYETPLSMVAVDEAHCVSQWGHDFRPEYAALGTLKQHFENLPIMALTATADDTTRNDITSRLGLTNPHDYLGSFDRPNIRYTLLEKHKPMTQLTRYLTGVRGQCGIVYCNSRKRVEQIAGKLRDSGVRAAAYHAGLDHDERGRVQESFQRDDIHIVVATVAFGMGINKPNVRFVVHYDIPRNIESYYQETGRAGRDGLPAEAVMFYDPSDLAWLRRCLDEKEEGAQKQVESHKLNAMGAFAEAQTCRRQVLLNYFGEYREEPCGNCDICLDPPKRFNAIEVAQKALSCVYRVNQSFGVGYVVEVLRGMQNQRIREHGHDKLTTYGIGREHSHEYWVSILRQLIHRGFLTQNILRSSTLQLTEKARSVLRAEIELELAVPRLDVAARSAKSDKMANRHYDKKLFAKLRKLRKAIADEEDLPPYVVFNDASLMEMAEILPTSQGEMLAINGVGHRKLEKYGSVFLGVIEEHLMAGISER, from the coding sequence ATGTCTTCCAGCAGTACCGCGGTTTGTGAGCCAACGCCCTTAGCGCCAAGTGAGAAAATCTTACAGGATGTGTTTGGCTATCAATCTTTCCGTATTGGTCAGCAGGAAGTGATAGAAGCCGTTGTAGAAGGTCAAGATTGCTTAGTCATCATGCCAACGGGGGGCGGTAAATCGTTGTGTTACCAGATCCCTGCATTAATCATGCCCGGTATTACCTTGGTTATCTCACCGCTTATCTCATTAATGAAAGATCAAGTCGATCAGTTGAATGCCAATGGGGTGGCAGCGGCGTATATCAACTCAACCATGTCGCGTGAAGAAGTGATGGAGACTTTCTTAGCAATGCGAGAGGGGGATTTGAAGTTAGTCTACGTATCGCCTGAACGGGTATTGATGCGTGATTTTATCGAGCGATTGTATGAAACCCCGTTAAGCATGGTAGCCGTTGATGAAGCGCACTGTGTTTCTCAATGGGGGCATGATTTCCGCCCTGAATATGCCGCATTAGGCACCTTGAAACAACACTTTGAAAACTTGCCGATCATGGCATTGACGGCAACTGCTGATGATACCACCCGTAACGATATTACCAGTCGTCTTGGTCTTACCAACCCCCATGATTATCTCGGTAGTTTTGATCGCCCTAATATTCGTTATACCTTGCTTGAAAAGCACAAACCGATGACGCAGCTCACCCGTTACTTAACGGGGGTACGTGGTCAATGTGGGATCGTGTATTGCAATAGTCGTAAACGCGTCGAGCAAATAGCAGGAAAATTGCGTGATAGTGGGGTACGAGCAGCTGCGTATCACGCAGGGCTCGATCATGATGAACGAGGGCGAGTACAAGAAAGCTTTCAACGTGATGATATTCATATTGTGGTTGCCACCGTGGCCTTTGGCATGGGGATCAATAAACCCAACGTCCGCTTTGTCGTGCACTACGATATTCCGCGTAATATCGAGTCGTATTATCAAGAAACCGGGCGAGCAGGGCGGGATGGATTACCTGCAGAAGCGGTTATGTTTTATGATCCATCAGACTTAGCTTGGTTACGCCGTTGCCTTGATGAAAAGGAAGAAGGGGCACAAAAGCAAGTCGAAAGTCATAAGTTAAATGCAATGGGGGCATTTGCCGAAGCGCAAACATGCCGCCGTCAGGTATTACTGAATTACTTTGGTGAATACCGTGAAGAACCGTGCGGCAACTGTGACATTTGTTTAGACCCGCCTAAGCGTTTTAATGCGATTGAAGTGGCACAGAAAGCTTTGTCGTGTGTATACCGTGTTAATCAAAGCTTTGGTGTGGGTTACGTGGTGGAAGTGCTGCGTGGTATGCAAAACCAACGGATACGCGAACATGGGCACGACAAGCTCACAACGTATGGGATTGGACGTGAACATAGCCATGAATATTGGGTGAGTATTTTACGCCAGCTGATCCATCGCGGATTTTTAACTCAAAATATTTTGCGCAGTTCAACCCTACAATTAACCGAAAAAGCGCGCTCAGTATTACGTGCTGAAATTGAGCTAGAGCTAGCGGTTCCTCGGCTTGATGTGGCAGCTCGTAGTGCGAAAAGCGATAAGATGGCAAATCGTCATTATGATAAGAAGCTGTTTGCTAAATTACGTAAGTTACGTAAAGCCATTGCAGATGAAGAAGATTTACCACCTTATGTCGTGTTCAATGATGCAAGCTTAATGGAAATGGCTGAAATTTTACCAACATCTCAAGGTGAAATGTTAGCGATTAATGGCGTTGGGCATCGCAAACTAGAAAAATACGGCAGTGTTTTTTTAGGGGTGATTGAAGAGCATTTGATGGCTGGGATCAGTGAGCGATAA
- a CDS encoding LysE family translocator, with protein MNEVTTLFTLVTVHVIALMSPGPDFALVVQNAGRYGRQTGIAIALGLSLGILLHSILSLTGASLLIHQQPTLFALLQAAGGLYLLWLGIGAVRSVLMPIFRPTAHTETVTAPQRIIANRKQALVKGFTTNILNPKALVFFISLLSTIVPVDMSTSGKITAIAILWITSFLWFAMLAWLLTGKRLQQKIQQWTPYIDGICGVLFVTIGSMILLNLLVAR; from the coding sequence ATGAACGAAGTCACCACTTTATTTACCTTAGTTACCGTCCACGTTATTGCGCTAATGAGCCCAGGGCCTGATTTTGCCTTAGTGGTACAAAACGCAGGACGTTACGGACGCCAAACGGGCATTGCGATCGCCCTGGGTTTGTCTCTGGGCATTTTACTGCATTCAATTTTAAGCCTGACAGGTGCCAGCTTATTGATCCACCAGCAGCCCACCCTGTTTGCCTTACTGCAAGCCGCTGGCGGTTTATACCTACTGTGGTTGGGTATTGGTGCTGTTAGGAGCGTACTAATGCCCATTTTTCGTCCCACAGCGCACACTGAAACAGTTACAGCCCCACAGCGCATTATTGCTAATCGAAAACAAGCGCTCGTGAAAGGGTTCACGACCAATATCTTGAACCCCAAAGCGTTAGTATTCTTCATCAGCCTACTCTCGACCATAGTGCCAGTTGATATGTCGACATCCGGAAAAATAACCGCAATTGCGATTTTATGGATCACATCATTTCTATGGTTCGCCATGTTGGCGTGGTTACTGACGGGAAAACGTCTGCAACAGAAAATCCAGCAATGGACACCTTATATCGACGGTATCTGCGGCGTACTGTTTGTGACTATCGGCAGTATGATCTTGTTGAACCTCTTAGTTGCGCGGTAA
- the rarD gene encoding EamA family transporter RarD has translation MEEQTKKTQRGVILALAAYTMWGIAPIYFKALQNVSPLEILSHRVIWSFFFLAALIFFSKGWVKIRAVIAKPKMLLMLTVTALLVGTNWMIFIWAVNNNYMLDASLGYFINPLFNVILGMVFLGERLRALQWVAVVLATCGVAAQLIQFGSLPWIALALAGSFGCYGLLRKKINLDAQTGLFLETCVLLPLATIYILFITDSPTANLADNPLQLNLLLVAAGIVTTLPLLCFTGAATKLKLSTLGFFQYIGPSLMFLLAVLVYDEPFSVDNGMTFIFIWSALILFSFDGIKRHRDSKKVAPST, from the coding sequence ATGGAAGAACAAACCAAAAAAACACAACGCGGGGTTATTCTTGCCCTCGCTGCTTATACGATGTGGGGCATTGCTCCTATCTACTTTAAAGCATTGCAGAATGTTAGCCCGTTAGAAATTCTAAGCCATCGTGTTATTTGGTCGTTCTTCTTTTTAGCTGCATTGATTTTTTTCAGTAAGGGGTGGGTCAAAATTCGCGCAGTGATCGCTAAACCAAAAATGTTGCTAATGCTAACGGTAACAGCGCTATTGGTGGGAACTAACTGGATGATTTTCATCTGGGCGGTGAATAACAATTACATGTTGGATGCCAGCCTAGGATATTTTATTAACCCTTTATTCAATGTCATTCTCGGCATGGTTTTTCTTGGTGAACGACTACGGGCCTTACAATGGGTCGCGGTGGTATTAGCCACATGTGGTGTCGCTGCACAGTTAATCCAATTTGGCTCATTACCTTGGATTGCGTTGGCATTAGCCGGTAGCTTCGGTTGTTATGGCTTGTTACGTAAGAAAATTAATTTGGATGCTCAAACAGGGTTATTCCTTGAAACCTGTGTGCTGCTACCCCTTGCAACCATTTATATTTTATTTATTACCGATAGCCCAACCGCCAACCTTGCTGACAACCCATTGCAACTTAATCTATTGCTTGTTGCGGCCGGTATTGTAACGACATTACCCTTGCTTTGCTTTACAGGGGCAGCCACTAAGCTCAAGTTATCTACACTGGGTTTCTTTCAGTATATCGGACCGAGCTTAATGTTCTTATTAGCAGTATTGGTGTATGACGAACCCTTTAGTGTCGATAACGGTATGACGTTTATCTTCATCTGGTCAGCCCTGATTTTATTCAGTTTTGACGGTATTAAACGCCACCGCGACAGTAAAAAAGTGGCACCTTCCACCTAA
- the elbB gene encoding isoprenoid biosynthesis glyoxalase ElbB, with the protein MKKIAVILSGSGVFDGAEIHETVLALLAIEQEGASWHCFAPNIDQYHVINHLTGEETTETRNVLIEAARIARGNIEDLVNLKPIEYDALLIPGGFGAAKNLSNFAIKGAKCEINPDVKKACQAFAQEEKPAAYLCIAPTMIPAIYGPGAKGTIGTDPETAKAFNAMGGEHIDCPVDDFVLDQKRRLLTTPAYMLAGSISEAASGINKLVKHLVQLA; encoded by the coding sequence ATGAAGAAAATTGCAGTTATTTTAAGCGGCTCTGGCGTATTTGATGGCGCTGAAATACATGAAACCGTTTTAGCCTTGTTGGCAATTGAGCAAGAAGGGGCGAGTTGGCATTGTTTTGCCCCCAATATTGATCAATACCATGTGATTAACCACCTAACAGGTGAAGAAACAACAGAAACACGTAATGTGTTGATCGAAGCTGCCCGTATTGCTCGCGGTAACATTGAAGACCTCGTGAACCTAAAGCCTATTGAGTATGATGCGCTATTGATCCCTGGTGGCTTTGGAGCGGCAAAAAACTTGTCCAATTTTGCTATCAAAGGGGCTAAGTGCGAGATCAACCCTGATGTTAAAAAAGCTTGCCAAGCTTTTGCCCAAGAAGAAAAACCTGCGGCGTATTTATGTATCGCACCAACCATGATCCCGGCGATCTATGGGCCAGGAGCAAAAGGAACAATTGGAACCGATCCTGAAACCGCCAAAGCATTTAATGCGATGGGTGGTGAGCATATTGATTGCCCTGTGGATGATTTTGTATTAGATCAAAAGCGCCGTCTACTGACAACACCAGCTTACATGTTGGCGGGAAGTATTTCTGAGGCTGCAAGTGGGATCAATAAGCTGGTTAAGCATTTAGTACAGCTGGCTTAA
- a CDS encoding DUF3630 family protein, producing MTDSMPLSEPLFMVRELDLAHGHLLLSGPNFDFDSFPEIAEQLLVCIDARVIEKELNADLHVWIIDFEGSRLLLKGEHYASALWIEALSSADNDALAFIATLLPRQSGQLC from the coding sequence ATGACGGATTCAATGCCCTTATCAGAGCCCCTCTTTATGGTACGTGAGCTAGATTTAGCCCATGGTCACCTTTTACTTTCTGGCCCTAATTTTGATTTTGATTCTTTTCCTGAGATTGCAGAACAGCTACTGGTATGCATTGATGCACGAGTGATCGAGAAAGAATTGAATGCGGATTTGCACGTGTGGATCATTGATTTTGAAGGCAGTCGTCTATTGTTAAAAGGCGAGCATTACGCCAGCGCACTGTGGATCGAAGCGTTGTCATCGGCAGATAATGATGCCCTAGCGTTTATAGCGACACTCTTACCGCGCCAATCAGGGCAGCTGTGCTAA